In the genome of Coleofasciculus sp. FACHB-1120, one region contains:
- a CDS encoding NADH-quinone oxidoreductase subunit M, giving the protein MLSALIWLPVLGAAIIGFLPGTMNPQVSRKVALAVISGVFIWSIFLVSQFQYTDGRLQFSEFLPWIDALGLTYHLGVDGLSLPLLVLNSLLTGIALYSTNNSIQRPRFYYALILLLNGAVSGAFLAQDLLLFFLFYEVELIPLYLLIGIWGGQRRGYAATKFLIYTAISGILILASFFGLVLLSGASTFEFEKLYALSLPLGTQFLLLAGILIGFGIKIPLVPFHTWLPDAHVEASTPVSVLLAGVLLKLGTYGLLRFGLGLFPEAWAVVAPWLATWAVVSALYGAFNAIAQKDMKKMVAYSSIAHMSYILLAAAAATPVSLMGAVFQMIAHGLISSLLFLLVGVVYNKTGTRDIEALKGLLNPERGLPLIGSLMIVGVMASSGIPGMVGFISEFLVFRGSFPVFPVQTLLCLVGTGLTAVYFLLLVNRAFFGRLSEKAMNLPPVQWSDRYPSMLLAVLIVILGIQPNWMVRWSESTMTTMLDRSSIVAEVSPIAKSVDIKTEP; this is encoded by the coding sequence ATGCTCAGTGCTTTGATTTGGTTGCCGGTATTAGGCGCTGCGATAATCGGGTTTCTGCCCGGAACGATGAACCCCCAAGTCTCCCGGAAAGTGGCTCTGGCAGTGATTAGTGGTGTCTTTATCTGGTCTATTTTCCTCGTCAGTCAGTTTCAATATACAGATGGACGTTTACAGTTTTCTGAGTTCCTGCCTTGGATTGACGCCTTAGGATTGACCTATCATCTTGGCGTGGATGGCTTGTCTTTGCCTTTGCTGGTTTTAAATAGTCTTTTAACAGGAATAGCGCTTTACAGCACGAATAACTCTATTCAGAGACCTCGGTTCTATTACGCTCTAATTTTATTGTTGAACGGGGCTGTCTCTGGTGCCTTTTTAGCGCAGGATTTGCTGTTGTTTTTCCTGTTTTATGAGGTAGAACTGATTCCGCTGTATCTGTTGATTGGTATCTGGGGAGGACAACGGCGAGGCTACGCAGCTACCAAGTTTCTTATTTATACAGCAATCTCCGGAATTCTAATTTTGGCATCTTTCTTTGGGCTAGTTCTGCTCAGTGGTGCCTCGACGTTTGAATTTGAAAAATTGTATGCCCTGTCCCTACCATTAGGGACACAATTTCTGTTGTTAGCAGGAATTTTGATAGGTTTTGGCATCAAAATTCCTTTAGTTCCCTTCCACACCTGGTTGCCGGATGCTCACGTAGAAGCCTCAACGCCCGTTTCCGTCCTGTTAGCTGGTGTGTTGTTGAAGCTAGGAACCTATGGGTTACTGCGGTTTGGGTTGGGTTTGTTTCCCGAAGCGTGGGCGGTTGTGGCACCTTGGTTGGCGACTTGGGCGGTTGTGAGCGCGTTGTATGGTGCATTCAATGCGATCGCTCAAAAAGATATGAAAAAAATGGTGGCTTATAGCTCCATTGCTCACATGAGTTACATCTTGTTAGCAGCAGCCGCCGCTACCCCTGTGAGCCTGATGGGAGCCGTCTTCCAAATGATCGCCCACGGCTTAATTTCATCGCTCCTGTTTTTGCTGGTAGGCGTCGTTTACAACAAGACAGGCACCCGCGATATAGAAGCTCTCAAGGGTTTGCTCAATCCAGAGCGGGGCTTGCCCCTGATTGGTAGCTTGATGATAGTCGGGGTCATGGCAAGTTCCGGGATTCCCGGCATGGTAGGTTTTATTTCAGAATTTTTGGTATTCCGGGGCAGTTTCCCGGTGTTTCCGGTTCAAACCCTCCTGTGTCTAGTAGGAACCGGCTTAACCGCCGTGTACTTCTTGCTTTTGGTGAACCGTGCCTTTTTCGGACGGTTGTCTGAAAAAGCTATGAATTTGCCACCCGTGCAGTGGAGCGATCGCTACCCGTCGATGCTTTTAGCAGTTCTGATTGTCATCCTGGGAATACAGCCTAACTGGATGGTGCGTTGGAGTGAATCTACGATGACAACAATGCTCGACAGATCGAGTATCGTCGCGGAAGTTTCTCCGATCGCTAAATCGGTGGATATCAAAACCGAACCTTAG